The following is a genomic window from Adhaeribacter radiodurans.
AGAGGCAAACCCGTAAGCGTACCATTGGCTCAAAAAGCCGCTGCCTACTAAACGCATAGGCACCAGAAAATCCGGACGCACCTGGGTAGTACGGGGTATCTCGGCCAGAATACCGGTTACTTTTAAAGTGTTAGCTGATTGGGTTTCGAGTTCTATAATTTTACCCATCGGGTCTTCGGCACCAAAATACTTTTGGGCCAGTTCCTGGCTCAGTACAATGGAGTTGGGTTCGTTTAATGCGGTTCTAGAATTTCCGGCAATTAACGGATAATCAAATATTTGGAACACCGTAGAATCTACGAAATAGCCGTTGGTTTCGTAGAGCGCCTTATCGTTGTACCGAATCAGGGACTGGTTACCGGTACTGAGGAACCGGACAAATTGCTTTACTTCCGGGTAGTCTTGTTTGAGCTGCGGCGCAATGGCCGGCGAAGTTATAGCCGCTTTTTCTAAGGTACCGCTGTTATCCACGGTAATCGTGAGCCGGTAAATATTTTCGGCTTTGTTGTGGATTTTCTCAAAAGAAAGTTCGTCTTGCACAAATAATAAAATAAACGTGCAACAGGCAATACCCACCGCCAAGCCAGCAATATTTATAAAAGAATACCCTTTGTGGCGGAGCAAATTTCGCAACGCGATTTTTAGATAATTTTTTAACATATTTTCTAATTAAATTTTTTATGATGGCTGATCGGGCAGTTAAGTAATCAGAAACCTTCCGGCTTAGTTTAATAAAGCAAGCACATTGATGCCTTTGCTTAACCCTACTTTTAATAATAAAAATGCCACATTTATATCTTATTGATTTGTAGGTGATTATAGCTTTATTTTCGTGATTTAGCTAGAAAAGCGTTCGCTTTTGATACAACTTTTTGTTCAGTTTTGTAACAGGTTTAACTAAATAAAACCACGGCTTTTAGCTAAGAATAAAATACTTGCCGCACGTATTCTTGATAATAGATAAGTAGCAGAGAATCAAAGTGCCACGCATAAGAAGAAAGCTCTTAATGCTTGTTTAAGTATTTGAAAATGTATTGGTTAAGTGGCAATCTCCCGATTAGATTGTACCAGCGCCCGTGTTAAGCATAGCGTCACTGGTGCTTATTAACAAAAGTCAGTCTCCCGACTGACGGGTATTTAAACTAGTATTTGGTGCCATTGCAATAGATATTGCTGCCGGAACGAGCCGATAGCGTGTGCTTTTTGAAATTTAATAAATTCTGAGCCATAAACTCGCTTCAGCAAAGAGGTTAAGTTTCGCCAGTCGGGAGACCAATGTCATTAAGTTAAGCTAATCGAAAGAAAAAAGTCCCCCTTTGAAGGGGGTAGGGGGATGATTAACCGTATTGGATTACGTTTTCTTAAAGTTTTCCATTCCTTAACTTAATGACATTGGAAAGGAGACTGGCTCTTGTCTGTTCGTTACCAGTCTCGCTGCGCTAAGACTTGCGCCAGAAGTTGCCAGAGTTAGTTAGAGTCTGTAAAGGCAAAAAGATTTACCAGGATGACGGGTTACGAGAAAAGTCCGCGGCCACTTTTCTAGAAATTTATAAATATTCTTCCGGTAAATACGCGGATAGTTTACAAGAGAAAGCTGGGACGATTTAGTTAAATATTCTACTTATATTAGAAGGTATTATTTAAATTTATTTACTAAATAGAGCGATATTTTTAAAATTTAAAAATATCGCGAAAAATTATCTTTAGAATACCTCCTGTTGTCCATGTCTAAAGTCTTTTTTTTACTTTTATTATTTACTATGGTAAGTTCGGTACAGGCCCAGGAGAGAAAGCGCGCCCGCGAATACGGCCTGAAAACTGGTATTTTACCTACCGGTAAAAACAACGCTATTACCGATGTGCTCGGCGTAAAAGTAGGCCACGTAACTTTAAATAACGGCGAAAGTATCCGGACGGGAGTAACAGCGATTGTGCCGCACGCGGGTAATTTGTTTCAGGAGAAAGTGCCGGCCGCCGTGTACGTAGGCAATGGTTTTGGTAAACTGGCCGGCAGTACGCAAGTACAAGAACTAGGCAACTTAGAAACCCCTATTTTACTTACCAATACTTTAAACGTGGCCAATGCCATGAACGCTCTGATTAGTTATACGTTACAATTGCCGGGCAACGAAAAGGTGCAATCGGTAAACGCGCTGGTCGGCGAAACCAACGATGGTTACCTCAACGACATTCGCGGTAGGCATGTAACCGAGGCACACGCGCTGCAAGCTATTCAACAAGCCAAAGACGGACCGGTGGCGGAAGGAAACGTGGCGCGGGCACTGGTACGGTTTGCTTTGGTTTTAAAGGCGGTATTGGCACGGCTTCGCGCCAGGTTAAACCAGAACAAGGCGGCTACACCGTAGGCGTGCTGGTACAAACCAATTTTGGCGGCGTATTGCAAATTAACGGCGCACCGGTGGGCGAAGAATTAAAAAATTACCTGACCGAACAAATGAAAGCTAAAGCCGATGGCTCTTGCATGATAGTGGTAGCCACCGATGCTCCCGTGGACGCGCGCAACCTGGAGCGGATAGCCAAACGAGCCATGCTGGGCTTAGGCAAAACCGGCGGCATTGCGGCTAATGGCAGCGGCGATTACGTAATTGCTTTTTCCACGCATCCCAATTTACGCATTCCTCATAATTCGGAGTCAAAAACGCAAACTGTAACTTTACTGCGCAACGATGAGGTAACACCTTTGTTTCTGGCTACTATCGAGGCTACCGAAGAAGCTATTTTAAATTCGCTTTTTAAAGCTGAAACTTCAACCGGTCGCGACCAGCATCGTATTCCAGCTTTACCCATTGATCAAACCCTTAAAATTTTAAAAAAGCACCATGTCCTCCAGCCCTAACCTGTACGTTTACCACCACGGCGAAATAATTTTACTGCAAGATGCTTTTTTGCACATTAGCGATTTGGCGGTGCAACGTGGCTACGGGATTTTTGATTTTTTTAAAATTCAAAACAACGTGCCTTTATTTCTGGATGATTACTTGGCGCGTTTTTATGAATCGGCTAGGCTCATGGATTTATCGGTACCTTTTGCGCCGGCAGAGCTTAAAAAAGTGCTGTATCAGTTAATGGAGAAGAATCAAATACCAGAATCGGGCATTAAAATGGTTCTCACGGGTGGTTATTCTGAAGATGGTTTCACCCCGGCTGCTCCTAATCTGATTATTACCCAGCAACCCGTTTCTCTGCCCCCCGCAGAAGTGGTAGAGCAAGGCATTAAAATTATTACATATTCCTTCGTCCGGGAATTGGCGCAGGCTAAAACCATTAATTATACCACCGGCATCCGGCTAATGAAAGAGGTAAAAGCCCAAAATGCTACGGATGTTTTATACCACCACAACAATGTAATAACCGAGTTTCCGCGCTGTAATTTCTTTATTATAACCCAAGATAACCAGGTACGCACCCCGGGGGAGGATGTGCTGAAAGGTATAACTCGTAAAAATGTACTGGAACTCGCCGCTAAAAAATACCCCACTGAAGCAGGAGCCATAACCCTCACCGATCTCGCCCAAGCCAAAGAAGCTTTCCTGACCAGTACTACTAAACGCATTATCCCTATTGTGCAGGTAAACGACCAGTTGATTAGTAATGGCAAACCCGGTTCTGTAACACTTGATTTGCTACAAGATTTAGCAGCTTTAGAAAATCAACAGGCAATGCTAAACGTTCTATAAACTTTATTGAAAGCAGTTGCATTACAATATCTTTTTTTCTTTTGTATAGCATAGCATTACCTACGGCCTAACCAGAAAAGAAAGAATGGTGAAAGGATGAGCTAATTATTAAATAAATAAAAAAGACGCTCCTGTGGTTAACAAACCCAGGAACGCCGTTTGGCTAAAGCAGTTTAGAAAAAGTAATTAGTGGTTATAGTATACTTTGCCTTGAGTATTGTTGGTGAAGGTGTTAACAGTTTCTACATCGGCATTTACCGTAACATCGTCGCCGTTTACATGAATTCCGTAGCCGCCGCTATTATTAATGGTGGATTTCCGGATAGATAGGCTACCACCATGGGTTACTGTAACGGCTGCTTTTATTCCACTAATTCCGTCACCACCAGCATAACTAATTTGTACATTCTCCATTATATTATTAGCACTTCTGGGGTAAATAATTATTCCATTCCAGGCACCCGTGGCTTTTGTTACTCCGGTAAAAGTAATTTTTCTTTCAGCAGTACCTATTGCTTTTAAATAGCCAGCGCTAATATCAAAATAAGTATCGTCGGCTACTTCAATCGTTACCCCTGGCATTAGTTTCCAGCCGGTTTCTACCCCTATAAACTCCACAAAACGGTAAGGCGTGTTATCGTTAAAAGCTGGCCAGGTAATTTCAGCGGCGCCCTCTATGATGGAGCGTTGCACTTCGATTACGTTTTTGCCATTGTTGCTGCTAAAAACCGATGTGGCATCTAGTTTAGGCACGTTGGCAGCATAGGTAACCAACGGAGCGGCGGCATTATTTTTAAAAGTATTATTAGCAAAAGCTACCAGCAAAGAACCTTCGTTCAGGAACATACCGTTGGCCCCACTTTCGGCGATAGTAGTGTTGTTTATGGTTAGGCGGGCCCGGTCGGCTAAGGTTATGGCGGCTCTTACTCCGCTTATTATTTCTTCGCTACCGGCATATAAAACTTCCGCCTGAGAAATTTCATTTAAACTATTGGTAGAGTAAATTAAAATACCCGCCCAATGGCCCCGGTTGGCTAGTTTACCGGTAAATTTTACTTTCTTGTTCGCCTCTCCTTTAGCTACGAAGGCGGCATTTTCGTTTACAAACATAAGAGCATCCTCGGCAAAGGCTATTACTACTCCTGGTTTAATCGTCAGGTCGGCGTCTACGTTAATATCATCATTTACGTAATAATCAGCTGCGTTCGGATCAGGCGTGCGATCTTCCAAAACGGTTACGGCCTCAATATCAGTAAGAACGATTGGCGCAAAAGTAACTGAAACCAGTACTTTATCTTTGGCAGTAACATCTCCGGCCGTTATTGTTAATTCAAGTTCGTATTCTCCTGGTAAATCGGGGATGAAGCTAGGATTAACCGTGTTGGCGCCAGTAAGAGTTACCTGGCTGTTGGTGGGTTTCCGTAAAAAGGTCCAGGAATACGTTACCGTGTTGTTTTCATTATTATTGGCGGTGCTCCCCGTTAAGGTTATTACTTGACCTGTATTTACAGCCTGGTCGGTGCCGGCATTTGCGGTAATTACCGTAGGCTTAGGATTGGTAGTTTTATCTTTCGTCTCGCAGGACTCTAATAAAAGAGTTGCCGCTAATAAAAACAAGGGTAATCTTTTAATCAATGACATAAGGCTAAGTTTAGAAATGAATAATTAAATTTTACAGGATTGTGTTTTAGATGGAAATTGGATTAATTGGAGTATGATTAATTTTTTTATTTACTTTTTTTAAAGAAGAAAAACAAAGTTTAACTGCAGTGGTATCTAAAAGGCGCGGTGTAGAATTAAATATTCTAAATAGAATTACTGATAAATAATGGGTATTAACCTCAATTTTCAACCTTTTGAGTTGTTTAGGGAAGATAGTAATAGCCTCCTATTAAAGTATTTTATCTAAAAATAAACTTGAGAGATGATTTGTCTTCATGTGTTTTTATTTTGTATTAATTTTATATTATTATGAAGACAAAGTTATAGTGTGAAGTAGGAAAAAACTTATGTAGAAACTACCAAAATTAAAATTAAGTAGTACTACGTAGTTCTGTTAAGGCTGGGAAAATGAAAACAATAATGTAATTACAAAGGGAACAGACCTGTTGTCCTGTGAGCTAAATTGGAGTATTGTTATTGAAGGAGAATTTTAAAGTAATCTGTCTGCCATGTAGCAGGTTCCGTAAATCCGTCCCTTCTGAAAACAGGTTTAAAGCAGGTGTAGCTGTTCTGTTTTAATAAACATAAAACTGGCGCGAGGGTCTGGCCTCGTGGTTAACTATGTGGTAGGCATCTGGCCGGGTAAACGGATGAACGGTACTTAAGAGTAACCAAGTAAATTTCTACCGGCTAGAAGCCAGGCGGTATACATCACGAGCGAGGACGCTCGCGATAGGAATGGAAAATACCCTTCGGATGGGATTAAAATTTAGATATTTCTTCCGTTAATAAGTCAAGGCGCTTTAATCTATCAAGCCTCTTTTTATAGCTTCTTTTACCAGCGAAACCGTGTTTTTGGCTCCAAGTTTTTGAGTTAGGTTAAACCGGTGGGTTTCTACAGTACGTAAGCTCAGAAAAAGCTTATCGGCTATCTCCTGATTGCTGTTTTCTTCGGCAATAAGTTTTAAAATTTCTTTTTCCCTTTTCGTAAGCGGAATTTCGAATAAAGACCGTCGTTGGCCAGTGATGCTTTCCTGTAACAGTATATTTTTTATTGCCTCATCTATAAATTCTTCACCCCGGTTTACTGCTTTTATAGCTTTCAACAGAGTTGCTAAATTGGCATTTTTTAGTAAATAACCGGAAGCGCCGTTGCGCAAAACTTGTTTTACGTATTGCGATTCGGCAAAACTGCTAAAGGCAATTATTTTTACCTGCCGGTGTTGCTTCAGAATTTGTTTGGTTAAATCTACCCCATTTACTTCCGGCATCTGAATATCCAGAATAATTATATCGGGTTGCTCGTGCTGCAAATACTGCAGCAATTCCTGACTAGAAGTAGTTGTAAAAGCAATATTTACTTCAGCCGAATCAGCAAACATGGCCAACATTCCATTTATTACCACCTGGTGATCGTCTATAATGGCTAGTTTAACGCTGCTCATACATTTCAATTAAATAAAATTATTCAGGAGGAACAATTTAAATATTCAATAAGCCTCTCAAAAAATAAAATTTAAATTTTTTATGCAGCAGACAACCTTTTAAGATCCTGTCTGGTCTTACCTAAAAATTTGATCCTAAATCAAACGGAAGTAGGAGAACATATAGCTGAAAAATTTCTAAAGCCTGCGTCTTATTTAAAGTAAACGCGTCTTTCTATAAAAATTTAGATTAAAGAAAAAATTTTGTAAAAAATATGGTAACAAAATAAGATACTTTGGTATCTAAGTCAGAGATTAAGGTTAGCATTAAAAATAAATAATAAACTAATAGAAAATTATACTTTAAACTCCAATTAATCCGTCCAAAAACTATGAAAAAAGTACAAGCCTCTTCTGTTCAAGAGGTTCTAAAAGGTTCGTTGCCCCTGTTTCCTCTTCGTCCCATTCACTTAAAAGAAAACAAGCTTGTTGTATGGATAGTAGATACCTTTCTATCAACAATTTTACTTTCCATTGTGGTAAGCTTGATGCCAGGTAAAAGAGCTCCTTTCACTTATTGTTGTTGTTAAGGAAAACCTGTTTTTACGGGTATTCTTCGGCTAAAACTTCGTTTAACCAACCTTGCAGAGCCTTAACCAAAAGGCGCGTTTAAAGGAAATTACTGTTAAAGGTTAATGGACTATTTATAGAATGTTACAAAAGCGAGCTTTGTCCGGTTCTTCCTTTCTGCAACGCCTGGAATAGTACACGCTTCTTAATTTTTACGGTTAATTCTATAGAAGTAAAAGTTGGTTATGAAACCAGTCTCGTGTCTCTTTTAATCCCTGACCTGCTGATTTATTAATCTAGTTTATTTTTTAACCATTAAACCAGAGTAAAATTTGGTTACCGGTTATCTGTGGCCTTATTTCTAAAATAGCTATTTATAAAAGTATGGAAATGAATTGCTTAAGTTATTGACGCTTAACCTTAATCTATAACCCTAATCTACCATTTAACCCTTTTCCAATCCAAAACAATTAACAATCTATGAAAAAGTTTAACCTTACACTATTACTTATCATCTTACTTTGGAGGCTAGGTGGTTCTGCCTATGCTCAGAAGCCCATTTATCTCGGAAAAATTAAGGATGTAGCCGCAACCTATAAGCATAAATCTACGGTAGCGGCAAAAAGTAGCAGCGGTCCGGAAACACATATCAGCTATTCACGGTCAGGTAAACCACCTTTAAAACTTAAACTAAACGCTAGTAAACAGGATGGAACAGCTGAATTCTTTTATGGCGAAGTGTTTAATACTAAGTCCAGTAGCTTTTACTTGAAAATCACCAATTCTGAAGTTTCAGGTTCTATAATCTTATTAAAACAAAAAGAGTTTTATCGTTATTCTACTATGCCTGATGGCTCAGTATACCTGACAGAAGAGGATATTGATAAAGTGTTATGCGTAGGCCTGCCGAAAGCCACGGAAGAACAAAAAACAAAAAAACAGAAAGAACAGGAAAGAATTCAAGGCCGAACCAGACTAGCAGCTACTGCTGCTGCCATTCCTGCCCTGGAAAGTTTACCTGGGGTGGGTGCTGTGGTGTACCTTGACTTTGATGGCCAAACGATTACCAATACTATGTGGAATAGCGCCTATACCCAAGGTAAACCTATTGTGGCGGAACCCTCTACTTATACAGCAACCGAAATAGCTGGAATTTGGAAACAGGTGAGTGAAGATTTCCGACCCTTTGCGCTAAATATAACTACCAGCGAAGCTGTTTTTAATAAGGCACCGGTTAACCGCCGGATGCGGGTGATTTTTACTCCTACTGATTATTTTTATACGGATGTGGCGGGAACAGCTATACATGGCTCCTTTGATGCGGGAGGTACCTCCTTTGGCGAACAGCCTTGCTGGGTGTTTACTTATGGCACCAATTATATATTAGCCGGAAGGACCGGTTCCCATGAAGCAGGGCATACCTTAGGTTTAAGTCATGATGGCCGTATCTCTCCGTACGAAGAATATTTTCAGGGGCAAGGTGCCTGGGCTCCTATAATGGGTGGGGGGCGACACCTGGGTGTCACTCAATGGAGCAAAGGCGAGTACCCTTCTGCCAATAACCAGGAAGATGATCTGAATAAAATAGCTACTCTGAATGGATTTAGCTATCGTGCCGATGACCACGGCAACAGTATAAACACCGCAACGCCGCTAGTAAAAGATGCCAATGGTAATGTGTCGGGATTGGTGAATAAAGGTATTATCTCCACTCCAACCGATGTAGATGTTTTTACTTTTACTCACAATGGCGGCCCAATAGCACTTACCGTTAATACGGAATTAAGTTTTTCTAATCTGGATATCTATCTTACCCTGCGTAACCCAACTGGTACCGTTGTAGCTACGGCCAATCCTGCAACCTTAGCCGCTACCCTGGAGACTACCTTACCAGCCGGAACCTATTACCTCACTATTGATGGAACTACCGGAATATTAGGAGCTAATTCAGACTACGGCTCTCTCGGAGGATACTCCATTTCCACTAAAGATTATGGGGTGCCTTTATATGCTATGGGTTGCTACAAGGGAGAGGAAATTAACAATTTTAGTTTTAACACCTTATTCAATAATAATTCTGGTTGCGGTGGCGGAACGACAACCGGATACACCAATTATGCTCCTACCGGCACTTTTACTACTTCCGTGAACAGAGGTCAAAGTTATACTATGAAGTTGCAGGCTGGCGCAATCTATCATCAGTTCTTTGGCGTATGGATAGACTATAACCAGGATAAGGATTTTGATGATGCCGGTGAATTTGTATATGCCTCTCCTAAAGCAGAAATAAGTGTTATTACGGCTAATATCACAATCCCAGCAATTGCAGCTTTGGGTAACACGCGTATGCGGGTAAGAAGCATCTCAGATGTTCCTATTACGAGCACCGAATCCTGCACTCTAATCCATGAAGGGGTAGGAGAAGCAGAGGATTATACCATTACCATAGTAGAACCAGTAAGTGCTTATTGTACACCTGTTTATACCATTGGTTGTCGCAATGATGATTATATTAATAATTTCAGTTTTAATAATTTAGTTAATAACAACACAGTTTGTGGTAGCGTAACAGCAAACGGATATACAGTTTATGCCCCTCGTGATACCCGTACCACTTCTGTGAACAGAGGCCAAAGCTATACTATTCAAATGCAATCTGGTGCTTTTGCAGAGTACTTTGGCGTATGGATAGATTATAACCAGGATAAGGATTTTGATGATCCTGGTGAATTCGTGTATGCCTCTCCTTCTACTGGAACGGGTGTTTTTACGGGCAATATTACCATTCCTGCTACTGCTACATTAGGTGCCACGCGTCTGCGGGTGAGAAGTAGCTACGAAGAGCCTATGACAAGCACAAAATCCTGCAAAGATATTTTAAGCGGGGAGGCAGAAGATTATACCATTACTATAAC
Proteins encoded in this region:
- a CDS encoding aminotransferase class IV, with translation MSSSPNLYVYHHGEIILLQDAFLHISDLAVQRGYGIFDFFKIQNNVPLFLDDYLARFYESARLMDLSVPFAPAELKKVLYQLMEKNQIPESGIKMVLTGGYSEDGFTPAAPNLIITQQPVSLPPAEVVEQGIKIITYSFVRELAQAKTINYTTGIRLMKEVKAQNATDVLYHHNNVITEFPRCNFFIITQDNQVRTPGEDVLKGITRKNVLELAAKKYPTEAGAITLTDLAQAKEAFLTSTTKRIIPIVQVNDQLISNGKPGSVTLDLLQDLAALENQQAMLNVL
- a CDS encoding PKD domain-containing protein, producing the protein MSLIKRLPLFLLAATLLLESCETKDKTTNPKPTVITANAGTDQAVNTGQVITLTGSTANNNENNTVTYSWTFLRKPTNSQVTLTGANTVNPSFIPDLPGEYELELTITAGDVTAKDKVLVSVTFAPIVLTDIEAVTVLEDRTPDPNAADYYVNDDINVDADLTIKPGVVIAFAEDALMFVNENAAFVAKGEANKKVKFTGKLANRGHWAGILIYSTNSLNEISQAEVLYAGSEEIISGVRAAITLADRARLTINNTTIAESGANGMFLNEGSLLVAFANNTFKNNAAAPLVTYAANVPKLDATSVFSSNNGKNVIEVQRSIIEGAAEITWPAFNDNTPYRFVEFIGVETGWKLMPGVTIEVADDTYFDISAGYLKAIGTAERKITFTGVTKATGAWNGIIIYPRSANNIMENVQISYAGGDGISGIKAAVTVTHGGSLSIRKSTINNSGGYGIHVNGDDVTVNADVETVNTFTNNTQGKVYYNH
- a CDS encoding response regulator, encoding MSSVKLAIIDDHQVVINGMLAMFADSAEVNIAFTTTSSQELLQYLQHEQPDIIILDIQMPEVNGVDLTKQILKQHRQVKIIAFSSFAESQYVKQVLRNGASGYLLKNANLATLLKAIKAVNRGEEFIDEAIKNILLQESITGQRRSLFEIPLTKREKEILKLIAEENSNQEIADKLFLSLRTVETHRFNLTQKLGAKNTVSLVKEAIKRGLID
- a CDS encoding GEVED domain-containing protein; translated protein: MKKFNLTLLLIILLWRLGGSAYAQKPIYLGKIKDVAATYKHKSTVAAKSSSGPETHISYSRSGKPPLKLKLNASKQDGTAEFFYGEVFNTKSSSFYLKITNSEVSGSIILLKQKEFYRYSTMPDGSVYLTEEDIDKVLCVGLPKATEEQKTKKQKEQERIQGRTRLAATAAAIPALESLPGVGAVVYLDFDGQTITNTMWNSAYTQGKPIVAEPSTYTATEIAGIWKQVSEDFRPFALNITTSEAVFNKAPVNRRMRVIFTPTDYFYTDVAGTAIHGSFDAGGTSFGEQPCWVFTYGTNYILAGRTGSHEAGHTLGLSHDGRISPYEEYFQGQGAWAPIMGGGRHLGVTQWSKGEYPSANNQEDDLNKIATLNGFSYRADDHGNSINTATPLVKDANGNVSGLVNKGIISTPTDVDVFTFTHNGGPIALTVNTELSFSNLDIYLTLRNPTGTVVATANPATLAATLETTLPAGTYYLTIDGTTGILGANSDYGSLGGYSISTKDYGVPLYAMGCYKGEEINNFSFNTLFNNNSGCGGGTTTGYTNYAPTGTFTTSVNRGQSYTMKLQAGAIYHQFFGVWIDYNQDKDFDDAGEFVYASPKAEISVITANITIPAIAALGNTRMRVRSISDVPITSTESCTLIHEGVGEAEDYTITIVEPVSAYCTPVYTIGCRNDDYINNFSFNNLVNNNTVCGSVTANGYTVYAPRDTRTTSVNRGQSYTIQMQSGAFAEYFGVWIDYNQDKDFDDPGEFVYASPSTGTGVFTGNITIPATATLGATRLRVRSSYEEPMTSTKSCKDILSGEAEDYTITITQSVNQWNARFGGSGTDAFSTVIKTSDGGYLSGGYTTSGISGDKSQNSQGKNDYWIVKSDAAGKKLWEKRYGGSSDDYLNTIIQTSDGGYLLGGSSLSGVSGDKTQASRGDRDYWVVKVSGTGIKQWDKRFGGSGYDELKKMLQITNGNYLLAGTSSSPAGGDKSQGSQGGQDYWIIQINASGTKVWDKRYGGSSNENLEGLAPTLTGGFLLGGSSASGISGDKTKSSWGGNDFWLVRITGTGQKVWDKRFGGSETDDLMDLGSTGTSTGNFYIAGHSTSGVSGDKTQPTQGGKDFWMLKINGNGDKIFDKRFGGSQDEGLRSIILTQDGGYLLAGRSQSGVSGDRTQASQGSNDYWIVKTSSTGMVQWNKRFGGSGEDELRAAFQTSDGGYVLGGKSNSGVSGDRTQPSQGDMDYWLVKVAPVTTPVPVVTQPAAPVEETKQLTSKVDLIAYPNPFSHKSTVRFSIPETQTITVKVIDNQGREVAVLFQGEAKANQEYEVDWKVQNQPAGIYLLELQTPAKRYPFRLMRSN